One segment of Natranaeroarchaeum aerophilus DNA contains the following:
- a CDS encoding prephenate dehydrogenase/arogenate dehydrogenase family protein, with amino-acid sequence MEVLIVGAGAMGRWFGESVDATPVFTDIDADAAASAADAIDGRVAAPDETYEVVCIAVPMSAAETAIAEYADRATEAIVDVTGAMAGPVAAMDAHAPDLERVSFHPLFAPENAPGNVAVVADSPGPATDTLRGSLAVAGNDLFETTSEEHDRAMDDVQSGAHAAVLAYALATEDVPERFQTPISGGLEALVEQMTGNNPDVYTEIQSTFDGAEDVAAAAARIADADDEEFRRLYREAGRTDDE; translated from the coding sequence ATGGAGGTACTGATCGTCGGTGCAGGCGCGATGGGGCGGTGGTTCGGCGAGAGCGTCGACGCGACACCGGTCTTTACGGATATCGACGCGGACGCCGCGGCGAGCGCGGCGGATGCCATCGATGGGCGGGTCGCCGCACCGGACGAGACGTACGAGGTCGTCTGTATCGCCGTGCCGATGTCGGCTGCCGAAACGGCGATCGCCGAGTACGCCGACCGGGCGACCGAGGCGATCGTTGACGTGACGGGCGCGATGGCTGGCCCCGTCGCAGCTATGGACGCCCACGCCCCAGATCTCGAACGCGTCAGTTTCCACCCGCTGTTCGCGCCGGAGAACGCGCCGGGGAACGTCGCCGTCGTGGCCGACAGTCCGGGACCGGCCACCGACACGCTCCGCGGGAGCCTCGCGGTGGCAGGCAACGACCTGTTCGAGACCACGTCCGAGGAACACGATAGGGCGATGGACGACGTACAATCCGGAGCGCACGCGGCGGTGCTTGCCTACGCGCTGGCGACCGAGGACGTCCCCGAACGGTTCCAGACGCCGATCTCGGGTGGGCTGGAAGCGCTGGTCGAGCAGATGACCGGGAATAACCCCGACGTGTACACCGAGATCCAGTCGACCTTCGACGGGGCCGAAGATGTCGCCGCGGCGGCGGCACGGATCGCGGATGCGGACGACGAGGAGTTCAGGCGACTCTATCGGGAGGCCGGGAGGACCGACGATGAGTGA
- a CDS encoding NAD(P)H-binding protein, translated as MTQVLVTGATGTVGSLVADRLLDRAELTVRVASRSPASARKRFDCEVTRFDFTDPTTYRETFRGVDRLFLVRPPAISRVRRDIVPALAAAVGAGVEQVVFLSVLGAGRNRVIPHARIESWLASSDVDTTVLRASFFMQNLTTTHRNEIRDGELFVPAGSGETSFVDARDVADCAVAALTEHRTGTYDITGSAALDYSEVCRILSTVLDREIQYADPSLPRFLVRRYRIDHDPAKVFVMGGIYTTARLGLADRVTDDVQELLGREPIAFESFARDYRDRWKK; from the coding sequence ATGACGCAGGTACTGGTCACCGGCGCAACCGGTACGGTGGGATCGCTGGTCGCCGACCGCCTGCTCGATCGGGCAGAGCTAACGGTGCGAGTGGCCAGCCGGAGTCCGGCGTCCGCGCGCAAGCGATTCGACTGCGAGGTGACTCGGTTCGATTTCACCGATCCCACGACCTACCGCGAGACGTTCCGCGGCGTCGATCGTCTCTTTCTGGTCCGGCCGCCTGCCATCTCCCGCGTTCGGCGCGATATTGTCCCCGCGCTCGCGGCGGCGGTCGGGGCGGGTGTCGAACAGGTAGTCTTCCTGTCGGTACTCGGCGCAGGTCGGAACCGCGTCATTCCGCACGCCCGCATCGAGTCGTGGCTAGCGAGCTCGGACGTCGACACAACCGTTCTCCGGGCCTCGTTTTTTATGCAGAACCTGACGACGACACACCGCAACGAGATCAGGGACGGCGAGCTGTTCGTCCCCGCGGGTAGCGGCGAGACCAGTTTCGTCGATGCCCGAGACGTCGCTGACTGTGCGGTCGCGGCGCTCACCGAACACCGAACTGGAACGTACGATATCACTGGCTCGGCGGCGCTCGACTACTCGGAAGTCTGTAGGATCCTTTCAACCGTGCTCGATCGCGAGATACAGTACGCCGATCCGTCGCTTCCCCGGTTTCTCGTTCGACGCTACCGGATCGATCACGACCCCGCCAAAGTGTTCGTGATGGGCGGGATCTACACTACCGCCCGGCTGGGACTCGCCGACCGCGTCACCGACGACGTACAGGAGCTCCTCGGTCGCGAGCCGATCGCGTTCGAGAGCTTCGCTCGTGACTACCGTGATCGCTGGAAAAAGTAG
- a CDS encoding phosphoglycerol geranylgeranyltransferase: MTAPWAEWDHIVKIDPDKTLPDGETYEDVLATGTDAIEIGGTTGMTTDKMERVIEACAAHDVPLYLEPSAPEVAVNDDALDGYLIPTVFNTENPFWLAGAHKEWTRIEDDLPWDRITTEAYIVMNPDSAVASYTEADCDLSPDDVAAYATVAERLFGQEIIYVEYSGTLGDPEIVGAAHDALDEATLFYGGGVHDYDSAYELGQHADVVVVGDLVHDEGAEAVAETVRGAQDA; encoded by the coding sequence ATGACTGCTCCCTGGGCCGAGTGGGACCACATCGTGAAGATCGACCCCGACAAGACGTTACCGGACGGGGAAACGTACGAGGACGTGCTTGCAACCGGAACTGACGCCATCGAGATCGGCGGGACGACCGGGATGACGACCGACAAAATGGAACGCGTCATCGAGGCGTGTGCCGCCCACGACGTGCCGCTATATCTCGAACCGAGCGCACCCGAAGTCGCCGTCAACGACGACGCGCTCGACGGCTACCTCATCCCGACCGTGTTCAACACCGAGAACCCGTTCTGGCTCGCGGGCGCGCACAAGGAGTGGACCCGGATCGAGGACGACCTGCCGTGGGACCGGATCACCACGGAAGCGTACATCGTGATGAACCCCGACTCGGCAGTCGCATCCTACACCGAGGCCGACTGCGACCTGAGCCCCGACGACGTCGCTGCCTACGCCACTGTCGCCGAACGACTGTTCGGCCAGGAGATTATCTACGTCGAGTATTCCGGCACGCTCGGTGACCCCGAAATCGTCGGCGCGGCACACGACGCCCTCGACGAGGCCACCCTCTTTTATGGCGGCGGTGTCCACGACTACGACTCCGCGTACGAACTCGGCCAGCATGCGGACGTCGTCGTCGTCGGCGATCTGGTCCACGACGAAGGGGCCGAGGCCGTCGCCGAGACGGTCCGTGGCGCACAGGACGCCTGA
- a CDS encoding winged helix-turn-helix transcriptional regulator: MSGNNGPPADHAPPGRKTGEDVRARRETLSDEDRAAVEATVADLLDVLGKAHAMAVLSEFAVAEEPLRFSDLQSTLDVPPNTLSTRLSELTEAGLLIRESHDEVPPRVVYEPTEKAEELFPAFGYLHEWAIDRVTDQ, translated from the coding sequence ATGAGCGGGAACAACGGTCCGCCAGCAGATCACGCACCGCCGGGACGAAAGACGGGCGAGGACGTCAGAGCGCGACGCGAGACGCTCTCCGACGAGGATCGGGCAGCGGTCGAGGCGACCGTCGCCGACCTGCTCGATGTGCTCGGGAAAGCCCACGCGATGGCGGTGCTCAGCGAATTCGCCGTCGCCGAGGAGCCCCTGCGTTTTTCCGATCTCCAGTCAACGCTCGACGTCCCGCCGAACACGCTCTCGACGCGGCTCTCCGAGCTGACCGAGGCGGGGCTGCTGATCCGGGAGTCCCACGACGAAGTCCCCCCGAGAGTCGTCTACGAGCCGACCGAAAAGGCCGAGGAGCTGTTCCCCGCCTTCGGCTACCTCCACGAGTGGGCGATCGATCGGGTCACGGACCAGTAG
- the aspS gene encoding aspartate--tRNA(Asn) ligase, whose translation MEDRTYTADAEPGDTVTVAGWAHELRDLGGIAFLIVRDTSGKIQVKFEKDEMDDDLVETGLNISRESVVQVTGAVEEEPRAPTDVEIVPEEVEVIAEADPELPLDPSGKVDADLSTRLDNRTLDVRKPEVKAVFEIRAEILRAVREYFRSVGGTEINTPKIVATGTEGGTELFPVTYFGEEAFMNQSPQLFKQLMVGSGLERVFEIGPIFRAEEHNTPRHLNEATMIDFESAFIDHNEAMDVCEGTLHAAYQAVEENCEEQLELLGYDDFAAPEEDFPRLTYEEAIERINATGELDEQLVWGDDLSTEAEKALGDEIGGHYFITDWPSEIKPFYIQDYDDDPELSKGFDLMHPRMELVSGGQREHRFEALEAGFEQQGLDPSQFEYYTKMFRYGMPPHAGWAYGVERVVMTMLDLDNIREAVLFPRDRQRLSP comes from the coding sequence ATGGAAGACCGAACGTATACAGCGGACGCCGAACCGGGCGACACCGTCACCGTCGCCGGGTGGGCACACGAGCTTCGCGATCTCGGTGGCATCGCTTTCCTTATCGTGCGGGACACAAGCGGAAAGATTCAGGTCAAGTTCGAGAAAGACGAGATGGACGACGACCTCGTCGAGACCGGCCTCAACATCTCCCGCGAGAGCGTCGTACAGGTGACCGGCGCAGTCGAAGAGGAGCCGCGCGCGCCGACCGACGTCGAGATCGTGCCCGAGGAGGTCGAAGTGATCGCCGAAGCCGACCCCGAACTGCCGCTCGACCCCTCCGGAAAGGTCGACGCCGACCTCTCGACGCGGCTCGACAACCGGACACTCGACGTCCGCAAGCCCGAAGTGAAGGCGGTCTTCGAGATCCGCGCGGAGATCCTGCGCGCGGTCCGGGAGTACTTCCGATCGGTCGGCGGGACCGAGATCAACACGCCGAAGATCGTGGCTACAGGCACCGAGGGCGGAACTGAACTGTTCCCGGTCACCTACTTCGGCGAGGAGGCCTTTATGAACCAGTCGCCACAGCTGTTCAAGCAGCTGATGGTCGGCTCGGGCCTCGAACGCGTCTTCGAGATTGGGCCGATCTTCCGTGCCGAGGAACACAACACGCCCCGACACCTCAACGAGGCGACGATGATCGACTTCGAGTCCGCCTTCATCGATCACAACGAGGCGATGGACGTCTGTGAGGGCACGCTGCACGCCGCCTACCAGGCTGTCGAGGAGAACTGCGAGGAGCAGCTCGAACTGCTCGGTTACGACGACTTCGCCGCGCCCGAGGAGGACTTCCCGCGACTCACCTACGAGGAAGCTATCGAACGCATCAACGCGACCGGCGAACTCGACGAGCAGCTCGTCTGGGGCGACGACCTCTCGACCGAGGCCGAGAAGGCACTGGGCGATGAGATCGGCGGCCACTACTTCATCACCGACTGGCCCAGCGAGATCAAGCCGTTCTACATCCAGGACTACGACGACGATCCCGAGCTCTCGAAGGGGTTCGACCTGATGCACCCGCGCATGGAACTGGTTTCGGGCGGCCAGCGTGAACACCGCTTCGAGGCGCTCGAAGCAGGCTTCGAGCAGCAGGGTCTGGACCCCAGCCAGTTCGAGTACTACACGAAGATGTTCCGCTACGGGATGCCGCCCCACGCCGGGTGGGCCTACGGCGTCGAGCGCGTCGTCATGACGATGCTCGATCTCGATAACATCCGGGAAGCGGTGTTGTTCCCGCGAGATCGTCAACGTCTGAGCCCGTAG
- a CDS encoding GNAT family N-acetyltransferase gives MTSVRIATGQDTEAILALHTDAIRVLGADAYNNRQIDAWAEKEDGTKAYPTTENGHHLVVAERDGKIAGYGHVITNAEEIRAVYVDPDHARCGVGSTILAHLEGYALGQGLDRVELWSSLNAVPFYERQGYRTIRDETIQKEYEGESVPLPVRVMEKTFGPWR, from the coding sequence ATGACGTCAGTTCGTATCGCGACGGGACAGGATACGGAGGCAATTCTCGCGCTTCACACCGACGCGATCCGTGTACTGGGGGCAGATGCGTACAACAACCGGCAGATCGATGCCTGGGCCGAGAAGGAAGACGGGACGAAAGCCTATCCGACCACCGAGAACGGTCACCATCTGGTCGTCGCCGAACGAGACGGCAAAATCGCGGGCTACGGTCACGTCATCACCAACGCCGAGGAGATCCGTGCGGTGTACGTCGACCCCGATCACGCACGATGTGGCGTCGGCTCGACGATCCTCGCCCATCTGGAGGGGTACGCGCTGGGTCAGGGACTCGACCGCGTTGAGCTGTGGTCCTCGCTCAACGCGGTCCCGTTCTACGAACGGCAGGGCTACCGGACGATCAGGGATGAGACGATCCAGAAGGAGTACGAGGGAGAATCGGTGCCGTTGCCGGTGCGAGTCATGGAGAAGACGTTCGGGCCGTGGCGGTGA
- the mfnA gene encoding tyrosine decarboxylase MfnA → MRAEPQDFGRVLSSMCTTPHPAAREAAEQFLATNPGDPDTYQAVADLEAQAITQLAEITGLASPHGYVASGGTEANIQAVRAARNLATTAEPNVVVPDSGHFSFQKAAGVLNVELRTAPTTDEYRVDLDAVSALADEDTVLIAGVAGTTEYGRVDPLGELSRIARDVDALFHVDAAWGGFVLPFTDYEWRFDQVPIDTMTIDPHKMGQAAVPAGGFLTSMPDVLDALAIDTPYLESTDQATLTGTRSGAGIASAVAAMEELWRTGYRDQFQRSMQNTEWLADAFADRGFDTVSPTLPLLAIDLPDGLFSRLREEGWRISRTGAGELRIVCMPHVTREQLSAFMADVDALRARPRTNS, encoded by the coding sequence ATGCGAGCAGAGCCGCAAGATTTCGGTCGGGTCCTGTCGTCGATGTGTACGACACCGCACCCGGCAGCCCGTGAAGCGGCCGAGCAGTTTCTCGCCACGAATCCTGGCGATCCCGACACGTATCAGGCGGTTGCCGATCTGGAAGCCCAGGCGATCACACAGTTGGCCGAGATCACCGGCCTCGCCAGTCCACACGGCTACGTCGCCAGCGGCGGGACCGAAGCCAATATTCAGGCCGTGCGAGCGGCCAGAAACCTTGCCACGACCGCGGAACCGAACGTCGTCGTGCCCGACAGCGGCCACTTCAGTTTCCAGAAGGCTGCTGGCGTACTGAACGTCGAACTCCGTACTGCGCCAACAACCGACGAGTATCGGGTCGATCTCGACGCCGTCAGCGCCCTTGCCGACGAGGATACCGTCTTGATCGCAGGTGTCGCCGGAACGACCGAATACGGTCGGGTCGACCCCCTCGGCGAACTGAGCCGGATTGCGCGGGACGTCGACGCTCTCTTTCACGTCGACGCGGCCTGGGGCGGCTTCGTCCTACCCTTTACCGACTACGAGTGGCGCTTCGATCAGGTCCCGATCGATACGATGACGATCGATCCCCACAAGATGGGGCAGGCCGCGGTGCCAGCCGGTGGATTTCTCACTTCGATGCCGGACGTCCTCGATGCGCTGGCGATCGACACGCCCTACCTCGAATCGACCGATCAGGCGACGCTGACAGGCACCCGAAGTGGGGCGGGCATCGCCAGCGCCGTCGCTGCTATGGAGGAACTGTGGCGGACGGGCTATCGCGACCAGTTCCAGCGATCGATGCAAAACACTGAATGGTTGGCTGACGCCTTCGCGGACCGCGGGTTCGATACCGTGTCGCCGACGCTTCCGCTGTTGGCGATTGACCTCCCTGACGGACTGTTTTCCAGACTCCGCGAGGAGGGGTGGCGGATCTCCCGGACGGGCGCGGGAGAACTGCGGATCGTCTGTATGCCCCACGTCACTCGCGAACAGTTGTCTGCGTTCATGGCGGACGTCGATGCCCTGCGAGCACGACCTCGAACGAACTCCTGA